One Methylobacterium oryzae DNA window includes the following coding sequences:
- a CDS encoding CoA transferase — MRERHADHDALAPILAEALAALALPPEAGDRLAVTGTGSLPSCFPVTALATASIGAAGLAVSELLGLSGPAPAVTVDRHLASAWFGTSVRPQGWTLPAAWDPIAGDYQAADGWIRLHTNAPHHRAAALAILDCPGEREAVTAAVARTAAEDLEGAILRAGGCAAAMRGPDDWEGLDQGRAVRAEPLVAVAERPVQHRSPWRPDPARPLAGIRVLDLTRILAGPVATRVLAGLGADVLRIDPPGWDEPSLAPDVTLGKVCTRLDLRQVDDRRHFETLLAEADILVHGYRPDALERLGYGAARRRALNPDLIDVALCAYGWTGPWAGRRGFDSLVQMATGIAAAGQRWKQADRPVPLPVQALDHATGYLMAAAAVRGLIARQRDGHAVIARLSLARTARLLTDHPGSAPGPAFGGYRDADYAPEIEDTAWGPALRLHAPVRIEGAPLRWDRPACDLGTAEAAQVRHFGGARLSGSKAAPGSRSAIN; from the coding sequence ATGCGCGAACGACACGCCGACCACGACGCCCTGGCGCCGATCCTCGCGGAGGCGCTGGCCGCCCTGGCGCTGCCGCCCGAGGCCGGGGACCGGCTGGCGGTGACCGGCACCGGGAGCCTGCCCTCCTGCTTCCCGGTCACCGCGCTGGCGACGGCGTCGATCGGCGCCGCCGGCCTCGCCGTCTCCGAACTCCTCGGCCTGTCCGGCCCCGCGCCCGCCGTCACGGTCGACCGGCACCTGGCCTCAGCGTGGTTCGGCACCTCCGTGCGGCCGCAGGGCTGGACGCTGCCGGCCGCCTGGGACCCGATCGCCGGCGACTACCAGGCGGCGGATGGCTGGATCCGGCTGCACACCAACGCGCCCCATCACCGCGCCGCCGCCCTCGCAATCCTCGACTGCCCGGGCGAGCGGGAGGCGGTCACGGCCGCCGTGGCCCGCACGGCGGCCGAGGACCTGGAAGGGGCGATCCTGCGCGCCGGCGGCTGCGCCGCGGCGATGCGCGGTCCGGACGATTGGGAAGGCCTGGACCAGGGCCGGGCGGTCCGGGCCGAGCCCCTCGTGGCGGTCGCGGAACGGCCCGTCCAGCACCGGTCGCCGTGGCGCCCGGACCCGGCCCGTCCCCTCGCGGGGATCCGGGTCCTCGACCTGACCCGCATCCTGGCCGGGCCGGTGGCCACGCGCGTCCTGGCCGGCCTCGGGGCCGACGTCCTGCGGATCGACCCGCCCGGCTGGGACGAACCGTCCCTGGCGCCCGACGTCACCCTGGGCAAGGTCTGCACGCGCCTCGACCTCCGGCAGGTCGACGACCGCCGGCACTTCGAGACCCTGCTCGCCGAGGCCGACATCCTCGTGCACGGGTACCGCCCGGACGCCCTGGAGCGGCTCGGCTACGGCGCGGCGCGACGCCGGGCACTCAACCCGGACCTGATCGACGTCGCGCTCTGCGCCTACGGCTGGACCGGACCCTGGGCCGGACGGCGCGGCTTCGACAGCCTCGTCCAGATGGCGACGGGCATCGCGGCGGCCGGGCAGCGGTGGAAACAGGCCGACCGGCCGGTGCCGCTGCCCGTCCAGGCGCTCGATCACGCCACCGGCTACCTGATGGCGGCGGCGGCCGTGCGAGGCCTGATCGCCCGGCAGCGCGACGGGCACGCCGTCATCGCGCGGCTCTCCCTGGCCCGGACCGCGCGCCTGCTCACGGACCATCCCGGCAGCGCGCCGGGGCCCGCCTTCGGCGGATATCGGGACGCGGATTACGCCCCGGAGATCGAGGACACGGCGTGGGGACCTGCCCTCCGGCTGCACGCGCCCGTGCGGATCGAGGGCGCGCCGCTGCGGTGGGATCGCCCGGCCTGCGATCTCGGCACGGCGGAGGCCGCACAAGTCAGACATTTCGGCGGCGCGCGCTTGTCCGGCTCGAAAGCCGCTCCGGGGAGCAGAAGCGCTATAAATTGA
- the poxB gene encoding ubiquinone-dependent pyruvate dehydrogenase: MSTKVADLFVRALAQAGVKRIYGVVGDSLNGLTEALRQDGSIAWIHTRHEESAAFAAGAEAHLTGELAVCAGSCGPGNLHLINGLFDAHRSRVPVLAIAAQIPSAEIGRGYFQETHPQNLFQECSHYCELVSSPAQLPGVIETAMRVAIAERGVAVVVIPGDVGLMAMPGNAPELSAALVPPPPVVRPREADLDALAGMLNAAGRVTLFCGRGCAGAHAELLQLAEALKAPVVHALGGKEHVEWDNPYDVGMTGLIGFSSGYRAMLDCDTLLLLGTGFPYRQFYPDDAKVAQVDLRAGSLGRHCRIDLGLIGDVGETIAALLPKLQAKTDRAHLDDSLAHYRKARAGLDALAVGKPGGKIHPQYVARTLSEAASEDAVFTFDVGTPTIWAARYLAMNGKRRLIGSLNHGSMANALPQAIGAQAAYPGRQIISFSGDGGFAMLMGDLLTLNQHKLPVKIVVLNNGTLGFVEMEMKAAGFLETGVELVNPDFAAMASGAGIFARRVEDPAALPDAMAAMLAHDGPALLDVVSARQELSMPPKVGLEQVTGFGMWLARAVIDGRGTEIIDLAKTNLWR; encoded by the coding sequence ATGAGCACGAAGGTCGCCGATCTGTTCGTCCGGGCGCTGGCGCAGGCCGGCGTGAAGCGCATCTACGGCGTGGTCGGTGACAGCCTCAACGGCCTGACCGAGGCCCTGCGCCAGGACGGCTCGATCGCCTGGATCCACACGCGCCACGAGGAGAGCGCCGCCTTCGCAGCCGGCGCCGAGGCGCACCTGACCGGCGAGCTCGCGGTCTGCGCCGGATCCTGCGGGCCGGGCAACCTGCACCTGATCAACGGCCTGTTCGACGCGCACCGCTCCCGCGTGCCCGTGCTGGCCATCGCGGCCCAGATCCCCTCGGCGGAGATCGGCCGGGGCTACTTCCAGGAGACGCACCCGCAGAACCTGTTCCAGGAATGCAGCCACTACTGCGAGCTGGTCTCCTCGCCGGCCCAGCTGCCCGGCGTGATCGAGACCGCGATGCGCGTCGCCATCGCCGAGCGCGGGGTCGCCGTCGTGGTGATCCCCGGCGATGTCGGCCTCATGGCCATGCCGGGGAACGCGCCCGAGCTCTCGGCCGCCCTGGTGCCGCCCCCGCCCGTGGTGCGCCCGCGCGAGGCCGACCTCGACGCGCTCGCCGGGATGCTCAACGCGGCCGGGCGCGTGACCCTGTTCTGCGGCCGCGGCTGCGCCGGCGCCCACGCGGAGCTGCTGCAACTCGCCGAGGCGCTGAAGGCGCCGGTCGTCCACGCGCTCGGCGGCAAGGAGCACGTCGAGTGGGACAATCCCTACGACGTCGGCATGACCGGCCTGATCGGTTTCTCGTCGGGCTACCGGGCGATGCTCGACTGCGACACCCTGCTGCTGCTCGGCACCGGCTTCCCCTACCGCCAGTTCTACCCGGACGACGCCAAGGTCGCGCAAGTCGACCTGCGGGCCGGGAGCCTCGGGCGCCACTGCCGGATCGATCTCGGCCTGATCGGCGACGTCGGGGAGACGATCGCGGCGCTGCTCCCGAAGCTGCAGGCCAAGACCGACCGGGCGCATCTCGACGACAGCCTCGCCCATTACCGCAAGGCCCGCGCCGGGCTCGACGCGCTGGCGGTCGGCAAGCCCGGCGGCAAGATCCACCCGCAATACGTCGCCCGGACGCTCAGCGAGGCGGCCTCCGAGGACGCGGTCTTCACCTTCGACGTCGGCACGCCGACGATCTGGGCGGCGCGCTACCTCGCCATGAACGGCAAGCGCCGGCTGATCGGCTCGCTGAACCACGGCTCGATGGCCAACGCCCTGCCGCAGGCGATCGGCGCGCAGGCGGCCTATCCCGGGCGGCAGATCATCTCGTTCTCCGGCGACGGCGGCTTCGCCATGCTGATGGGCGACCTGCTGACCCTCAACCAGCACAAGCTGCCGGTGAAGATCGTGGTGCTGAACAACGGCACGCTGGGCTTCGTCGAGATGGAGATGAAGGCGGCGGGCTTCCTCGAGACCGGCGTCGAGCTGGTGAACCCGGACTTCGCCGCCATGGCGAGCGGGGCCGGCATCTTCGCCCGGCGCGTGGAGGACCCGGCCGCGCTGCCGGACGCGATGGCCGCGATGCTCGCCCATGACGGCCCGGCGCTGCTCGACGTCGTCTCGGCCCGCCAGGAGCTGTCGATGCCGCCGAAGGTCGGCCTCGAGCAGGTGACGGGCTTCGGGATGTGGCTCGCCCGGGCGGTCATCGACGGGCGCGGCACCGAGATCATCGACCTCGCCAAGACCAACCTCTGGCGCTGA
- the mqo gene encoding malate dehydrogenase (quinone): MAEISFDDAPDVVLIGAGIMSATFGTVLKELEPSLRIAMFETLHDCAQESSEGWNNAGTGHAANCELNYTPQRPDGSVDIAKALEVNTEFDISRQLWAHLVRKGAIPDPRAFIHPCPHMSFVWGAENVAFLKARYAAMSAHHCYHGMEYSEDPQVIAGWAPLIIEGRDPGEPIAATRIVTGTDVDYGALTHLLVKQLAAQPGFAVHYNRKVVALDRVDDGRWAVTVEDTYDGTRQTVTAKFVFIGAGGGSLPLLQASKIPEGRGYGGFPVSGIWLRCDVDAVSARHHAKVYGKAASGSPPMSVPHLDTRIIGGKRSLLFGPYAGFSSRFLKHGSLTDLFTALTPHNIVPLLDVAKDNVALTEYLVGQVLQSSDHQFATLKDFFPKALKQDWTSAVAGQRVQTIKPTGKANPLEEGDLEFGTELVAAADNSICALLGASPGASTAAFIAVEVLEKCFADRLTPDAWLPRLKAVIPTYGIDLKRDAEACRRTRAETAPVLRIDNV; this comes from the coding sequence ATGGCCGAGATCAGCTTCGACGACGCTCCCGACGTGGTGCTGATCGGCGCCGGGATCATGAGCGCGACCTTCGGCACGGTCCTGAAGGAGCTGGAGCCGTCGCTCAGGATCGCGATGTTCGAGACGCTGCACGACTGCGCGCAGGAGAGCTCGGAGGGCTGGAACAACGCCGGCACCGGCCACGCGGCCAATTGCGAGCTGAACTACACGCCCCAGCGCCCCGACGGCAGCGTCGACATCGCCAAGGCCCTGGAGGTGAACACCGAGTTCGACATCTCGCGCCAGCTCTGGGCGCATCTGGTGAGGAAGGGCGCGATCCCGGACCCCCGCGCCTTCATCCATCCCTGCCCGCACATGAGCTTCGTCTGGGGGGCCGAGAACGTCGCCTTCCTCAAGGCGCGCTACGCCGCGATGTCGGCGCACCACTGCTACCACGGCATGGAGTACAGCGAGGACCCGCAGGTCATCGCCGGCTGGGCGCCGCTGATCATCGAGGGCCGCGATCCCGGCGAGCCGATCGCCGCCACCCGGATCGTCACCGGGACGGACGTCGATTACGGCGCCCTGACGCACCTGCTGGTCAAGCAGCTCGCGGCACAGCCCGGCTTCGCCGTCCACTACAACCGCAAGGTCGTCGCCCTCGACCGGGTCGACGACGGCCGCTGGGCCGTGACCGTCGAGGACACCTACGACGGCACGCGCCAGACCGTGACGGCCAAGTTCGTGTTCATCGGCGCGGGCGGCGGCTCGCTGCCGCTGCTGCAGGCCTCGAAGATCCCGGAGGGGCGCGGCTACGGCGGCTTCCCGGTCTCGGGGATCTGGCTGCGCTGCGACGTCGACGCGGTCAGCGCACGCCACCACGCCAAGGTCTACGGCAAGGCCGCCTCCGGCTCGCCGCCGATGTCGGTCCCCCACCTCGACACCCGCATCATCGGCGGCAAGCGCTCGCTGCTGTTCGGGCCCTACGCGGGCTTCTCGTCGCGCTTCCTGAAGCACGGGTCGCTCACCGACCTGTTCACCGCGCTGACACCGCACAACATCGTGCCGCTGCTGGACGTCGCCAAGGACAACGTCGCGCTCACCGAGTACCTCGTGGGCCAGGTGCTCCAGAGCTCCGACCACCAGTTCGCGACCCTCAAGGACTTCTTCCCCAAGGCGCTGAAGCAGGACTGGACCTCGGCGGTGGCCGGCCAGCGGGTGCAGACGATCAAGCCGACCGGCAAGGCGAACCCGCTGGAGGAAGGCGACCTCGAATTCGGCACGGAGCTGGTGGCCGCGGCCGACAACTCGATCTGCGCGCTGCTCGGCGCCTCGCCCGGCGCCTCGACGGCGGCCTTCATCGCGGTCGAGGTCCTGGAGAAGTGCTTCGCCGACCGGCTCACGCCGGATGCCTGGCTGCCCCGCCTCAAGGCGGTGATCCCGACCTACGGCATCGACCTCAAGCGGGACGCCGAGGCCTGCCGCCGCACCCGGGCCGAGACGGCGCCGGTCCTGAGGATCGACAACGTCTGA
- a CDS encoding cytochrome ubiquinol oxidase subunit I: MDISALMLSRIQFAFTVSFHIIFPAFTVGLAAWLAFLQARAMIAREPVYDRLFAFWLKIFAVAFGLGVVSGIVMAFQFGTNWSELARRTGPIQGPLLGYESFTAFALEASFFGVLMFGRRRVPRWFYLFACLMVCLGTSLSSFWILVNNSWMQYPTGFAQRPDGVFVPTDWWAIIFNGVVWVRFPHMVLAAYVTTSFCVAATGAWYMLRGSDRIEARAMIRMGLGLAAILVPLQLFFGHLTGDYVVKHQPSKIAAIEGHWESQAPAGEILFAWPDEAQEKNHFVIALPAPIGSLIDDGTLTGKVIGIKDIPKADRPPVLIPFFAFRIMVGCGLLMLALAWGGMAFYATGRLERARWLQWAIFLSFPLGFVATLTGWFTAEVGRQPWTVYGQLRTADAATPFLAAPQVATSLAVFGAVYALIFAAGTVYIYRMLKAGILPTPARAGSAANPKRPLAVPGDSPGTPSSNPAE; encoded by the coding sequence ATGGACATCTCCGCCCTGATGCTCTCGCGCATCCAGTTCGCCTTCACGGTGTCGTTCCACATCATCTTCCCGGCCTTCACGGTCGGGCTGGCGGCCTGGCTCGCCTTCCTGCAGGCGCGGGCGATGATCGCGCGCGAGCCGGTCTACGACCGCCTGTTCGCCTTCTGGCTCAAGATCTTCGCCGTCGCCTTCGGGCTCGGCGTCGTCTCCGGCATCGTCATGGCGTTCCAGTTCGGCACCAACTGGAGCGAGCTCGCCCGCCGCACCGGCCCGATCCAGGGGCCGCTCCTCGGCTACGAGAGCTTCACGGCCTTCGCGCTCGAGGCCTCGTTCTTCGGGGTGCTGATGTTCGGCCGCAGGCGGGTGCCGCGCTGGTTCTACCTGTTCGCCTGCCTGATGGTCTGCCTCGGCACCAGCCTGTCGTCCTTCTGGATCCTCGTGAACAACTCGTGGATGCAGTACCCGACCGGCTTCGCCCAGCGCCCGGACGGCGTGTTCGTACCGACGGACTGGTGGGCGATCATCTTCAACGGGGTCGTCTGGGTCCGCTTCCCCCACATGGTCCTGGCCGCCTACGTCACCACCAGCTTCTGCGTGGCCGCGACGGGGGCGTGGTACATGCTGCGCGGCAGCGACCGGATCGAGGCCCGCGCCATGATCCGGATGGGGCTCGGCCTCGCCGCGATCCTGGTGCCGCTGCAGCTGTTCTTCGGCCACCTCACCGGCGACTACGTCGTCAAGCACCAGCCCTCGAAGATCGCCGCGATCGAGGGTCACTGGGAGAGCCAGGCGCCGGCCGGCGAGATCCTGTTCGCGTGGCCCGACGAGGCGCAGGAGAAGAACCACTTCGTCATCGCGCTGCCCGCCCCGATCGGCAGCCTGATCGACGACGGCACCCTCACCGGCAAGGTGATCGGCATCAAGGACATCCCCAAGGCCGACCGGCCGCCGGTGCTGATCCCGTTCTTCGCCTTCCGCATCATGGTCGGCTGCGGGCTGCTGATGCTGGCGCTGGCCTGGGGCGGGATGGCCTTCTACGCCACCGGGCGGCTAGAGCGGGCGCGCTGGCTGCAATGGGCGATCTTCCTGTCGTTCCCGCTCGGCTTCGTCGCAACCCTGACCGGCTGGTTCACCGCCGAGGTCGGGCGCCAGCCCTGGACGGTCTACGGCCAGCTGCGCACCGCCGACGCGGCGACGCCGTTCCTGGCCGCGCCGCAGGTTGCGACCTCGCTCGCCGTGTTCGGCGCGGTCTACGCGCTGATCTTCGCGGCCGGCACCGTCTACATCTACCGCATGCTCAAGGCCGGCATCCTGCCGACCCCGGCCCGTGCGGGGAGCGCCGCCAACCCCAAGCGGCCGCTCGCCGTGCCGGGCGACAGTCCCGGCACCCCCAGCAGCAATCCGGCGGAGTGA
- the cydB gene encoding cytochrome d ubiquinol oxidase subunit II, translating into MIEFWAAALALTLMLYVLLDGFDLGVGMLFGIAPDETARRHMMQAIAPVWDGNETWLVLAATILFGAFPTVYALLLSAFYLPLLLMLAALILRGVAFEFRYKSRRLRRVWDAGFVGGSYCAAFVQGVTVGALVQELPVQGGLYAGGAFTWLTPFSLLCGLGLCLGYALLGAAWLCGKTESDVRDLGFRLLPRLLLGVLVFLGAAFAYALAMNLRVLHRWVERPEMLVLPLVGAVACAGLLYAARRRIDALPFPLLALIFAAAFATLAASFLPYMVPFSVTVTEAAAPEASLSFMFWGAGIVVLPITLIYTLVVYRVFKGKVDIAEHYD; encoded by the coding sequence GTGATCGAATTCTGGGCCGCCGCCCTCGCCCTCACCCTGATGCTCTACGTGCTGCTCGACGGGTTCGACCTCGGCGTCGGCATGCTGTTCGGGATCGCCCCGGACGAGACGGCGCGCCGGCACATGATGCAGGCGATCGCCCCGGTCTGGGACGGCAACGAGACCTGGCTGGTGCTCGCCGCCACGATCCTGTTCGGCGCCTTCCCGACGGTCTACGCGCTGCTGCTCTCGGCCTTCTACCTGCCGCTCCTCCTGATGCTCGCGGCCCTGATCCTGCGCGGCGTCGCCTTCGAGTTCCGCTACAAGTCCCGGCGGCTGCGGCGGGTCTGGGACGCGGGCTTCGTCGGCGGCTCCTACTGCGCGGCCTTCGTGCAGGGCGTGACGGTCGGGGCGCTCGTGCAGGAGCTGCCGGTGCAGGGCGGGCTCTACGCCGGCGGGGCGTTCACGTGGCTCACGCCGTTCTCGCTGCTCTGCGGGCTCGGCCTGTGCCTCGGCTACGCGCTGCTCGGCGCCGCGTGGCTGTGCGGCAAGACCGAGTCCGACGTGCGCGACCTCGGCTTCCGGCTGCTGCCGCGGCTCCTGCTGGGCGTCCTGGTCTTCCTCGGCGCGGCCTTCGCGTACGCGCTGGCGATGAACCTGCGGGTGCTGCACCGCTGGGTCGAGCGGCCCGAGATGCTGGTCCTGCCGCTCGTGGGGGCCGTGGCCTGCGCCGGGCTCCTCTACGCGGCGCGGCGCCGGATCGATGCCCTGCCCTTCCCGCTGTTGGCGCTGATCTTCGCCGCCGCCTTCGCGACGCTCGCCGCCTCGTTCCTGCCCTACATGGTGCCGTTCAGCGTGACGGTGACCGAGGCGGCGGCGCCGGAGGCGAGCCTGTCCTTCATGTTCTGGGGCGCAGGCATCGTGGTCCTGCCGATCACCCTGATCTACACCCTGGTGGTCTACCGGGTGTTCAAGGGGAAGGTCGACATCGCCGAGCACTATGACTGA
- the fumC gene encoding class II fumarate hydratase yields MNESAPGHPILRDVPIGIAATGMRHETDSMGGIDVPADRYWGAQTQRSLQHFSIGDDRMPKRVYHAYGYVKKAAALVNAAAGRLEDWRAQAIVQAADETIAGKLDAHYPLYVWQTGSGTQSNMNVNEVLSNRAIQLLGGVLGSKSPVHPNDHVNMGQSSNDTFPTAMHVATVLELDEVLLPKARALADAIDAKARAWMDVVKTGRTHLQDATPLTVGQEWSGYVAQMRDALALVEASRAGLYKLAAGGTAVGTGLNAPEGFSAEIAARIADLTGKPFVTAPNKFAAQGSLDAMVAAMAAVRGLAVALMKIANDMRWLASGPRCGLGELLLPANEPGSSIMPGKVNPTQCEALVMVCIQVIGEDNAVAFAGSQGNFELNAMRPIIINNTLHSIRVLGDACEKFRTYSVEGTELNRTRIDETVNQSLMLVTALSPVIGYDLASKIAHRANDEGTTLRAAALAEGVPAERFDAVCDPRTMIGHGLAGA; encoded by the coding sequence ATGAACGAGTCTGCCCCGGGCCACCCCATCCTGCGCGACGTTCCGATCGGCATCGCCGCCACCGGGATGCGGCACGAGACGGACTCGATGGGCGGGATCGACGTGCCGGCGGACCGCTACTGGGGCGCGCAGACGCAGCGCTCGCTCCAGCACTTCTCGATCGGCGACGATCGCATGCCCAAGCGGGTCTACCACGCCTACGGCTACGTCAAGAAGGCCGCCGCCCTGGTCAACGCCGCCGCCGGCCGCCTGGAGGACTGGCGCGCGCAGGCCATCGTCCAGGCCGCCGACGAGACGATCGCCGGCAAGCTCGACGCGCACTATCCGCTCTACGTCTGGCAGACCGGCTCCGGCACCCAGTCCAACATGAACGTCAACGAGGTGCTGTCGAACCGCGCGATCCAGCTCCTCGGCGGTGTGCTCGGCTCCAAGAGCCCGGTCCACCCGAACGACCACGTCAACATGGGCCAGTCGTCGAACGACACCTTCCCGACCGCGATGCACGTCGCCACGGTGCTCGAACTCGACGAGGTCCTGCTCCCCAAGGCGCGGGCGCTGGCCGACGCGATCGACGCCAAGGCGCGGGCCTGGATGGACGTGGTCAAGACCGGCCGGACGCACCTGCAGGACGCGACGCCGCTCACCGTCGGCCAGGAATGGTCGGGCTACGTGGCGCAGATGCGCGACGCGCTGGCCCTCGTCGAGGCGTCGCGCGCCGGGCTGTACAAGCTGGCGGCCGGCGGCACCGCGGTCGGCACCGGCCTCAACGCTCCGGAGGGGTTCAGCGCGGAGATCGCCGCCAGGATCGCCGATCTCACCGGCAAGCCGTTCGTCACGGCGCCCAACAAGTTCGCCGCGCAGGGGTCGCTGGACGCCATGGTCGCCGCCATGGCGGCGGTGCGCGGGCTCGCGGTCGCGCTGATGAAGATCGCCAACGACATGCGCTGGCTCGCCTCGGGGCCCCGCTGCGGCCTCGGCGAGCTGCTGCTGCCCGCCAACGAGCCGGGCTCCTCGATCATGCCCGGCAAGGTCAACCCGACCCAGTGCGAGGCCCTGGTGATGGTCTGCATCCAGGTGATCGGCGAGGACAACGCGGTCGCCTTCGCGGGCTCGCAGGGCAACTTCGAGCTCAACGCGATGCGCCCGATCATCATCAACAACACGCTGCATTCGATCCGCGTGCTGGGCGACGCCTGCGAGAAGTTCCGGACCTACTCGGTCGAGGGCACCGAACTCAACCGGACGCGGATCGACGAGACCGTGAACCAGTCGCTGATGCTGGTCACGGCCCTGTCGCCGGTGATCGGCTACGACCTCGCCTCGAAGATCGCCCACCGCGCCAACGACGAGGGGACGACGCTGCGCGCGGCCGCCCTGGCCGAGGGCGTCCCGGCCGAGCGCTTCGACGCGGTGTGCGATCCCAGAACCATGATCGGCCACGGGCTGGCCGGCGCCTGA